In the Hevea brasiliensis isolate MT/VB/25A 57/8 chromosome 8, ASM3005281v1, whole genome shotgun sequence genome, TTTTatctataattataaaaaattaatgaaagggattaaataatttataaactaaaataaaaaaataaattaactaaataGGAATTTTTCCTTAACATTATTTAAGAGGTGAGGAAGTGAAAGATGGATGATAAGCATATGTGTCTGCAATCTTGTATGCAAAGTTCATAAGTTGTTAAACAGAGGAGGCACGTGAAGCTAGTGGAGGGTCACTTGTGAATGAGCTAAAAGTGGAAAAGCAAACCAAACCACGTTCAACAATTTAACCCAAAAAAGTATGAATATATACATCTGATTTGACGTAGATTTATCATAAAACCTATCTTTGCGTAAAGGTTTTCTCAGGaacaatttaaaatatatatttattcttTTAGAATCATGATTGTTGTCATGAATTTAAACTCCATAACTTACAGCTTATTAACCCAGAGCAGAAATTACTACCAACCATGGTGACTTGATGGTAAGTCTAGTGTGATTGCATAGTTCCAACCCGGGTGGATTCCTCGTACCAATGTTGATGGCTAAATATTGTAGCGTAATGTGGATCGACGGTGGATTGTTCTACGTATGCCATATCGAGACTTATCTCGAACTCAATCCAAAATCTTGGGCAATGCTTGTCACACTCAACCAatctattattattgcattaaaaaAAACCCAAAACAGAAATTCATGCAATCTATATATACTTCCTCTTTCACATTGTTTTTGTTACTATAATATGTAAGAACATATCTTGGTGAGTTGTGGGAAAAGCAAAGGGCTTTGCTTGAGATGGAGACTTGGATTAGTTGGAtaggaagaaaaaagagaaaagaaagacaAAAGAAAAGGAGGGAAATACATGCTTTCAATCTATTTTCAACGTCTGTTTTAGAGTGCTTTCTTATCATGGGACCCCATGTCCTTTGCAAAATGTCTTGCATGTAAATGGAAGAGCAATTATCTATCTTTGAAATCACCTTTTCTACATGGAAAATctaattttgttataattttatcataataaaacaaaatgagagagagagagagagagagagagagagagaggtcactGATGTTGATTTGATGAGGCATGGATTTCTTTTGTAATGAAATGGAATTtcgttttcctttttctttttgtcttttaggaaaaagaagaaaaacagtAATAGGTCATCACAATCAGAAAACTACTAGTCTGAATATAGTTTTGCTTTCAAAGTTTTGGGTTAGAAGTGGCCTGAGCTAGAAAATCTTGGATGCAGATATCTTTTtggaaagaaatctcagattAGATATGGGAAAATGTTTCTCTCTtgaataaatgaagaaataatttgCAAGATCAAAGGAATGATGCCCCCCTTTCAAATTTGAGGATTACGATGGGATTTAGGTCTAGATAGGCTTTCCTATCATTCTCAGACAAATTGATTCTCATGTTGACAAAAGAGTCTCATTCAATGTTTGGTTGGTAAAATAGGTCTCCccctcctccccccccccccctccccctccccctcctctttccttctctttcttttttatttttattttattttatttattactaCCATTTGCTTCATTTCTCATCTGGAATACTTTCAACTTTTGTAGCAGAGGATTCTCAGTTCAGTAATAACCTGTGTGGGTTAAGGGGGTAGGAGGggtggggagagagagagagagaggtttcTGGTGGAATGTTTTCTTGTTTACTGGTAAAGATTGGATTTTTCAAATGATAAAGCTATTGGCTTTAGCAGTGTTTCTGACAAAAGTAATGGGTTGCTCTCATCaggttatttttaattttgtaagAATACAGGGAATAAATGTGGTCTACATCATCTCCTTTTCCTAGCTCTATACTTTTGCAAAACTCacccttttctttcttctcttgaATCATGGCAGTTTGGTACAGCATAGCTGTAAGGTACCAAACAatgatcctctctctctctctctctctctctctctctctctctaaattctTTGTTCTTATGTTGGCTTTTGTTCACATGCCTATTCAGTATCGAAACCCCGATTATTTTTAAGTTATGGTTTTCTGTAGCAGCTTTTGCTTTTCTTTATCTTTCTTTTATTCAGTGGAGAGATTATGTGTGATTATATGAGATATTGGCTACCTTTCCCATGATTACCTCTCAATAGTTATGCTGGATTTGAATTAGGGTTAGGTATTAATAATATCCCATGCCATCCACAGTTGACCTTTAACCTTTAATCCAGAAAGTAATAATCTGGATTCCTGCAAAAAGTAATTCCCATCTTTCTTGCCTAACCCATGTGTTTTCCCTTACATATTATGCATTAATACTTGATGATAGTTATAATCATTTTtcatgtgaaatttgatcagtgtGGCTAGTGACAAATAGTGCATATAATTATTTGTTAGTTCATAATTAGAGGTGCGATCGATAAATTATAAACCTTGCAGGGTCTAATCAATATTGAAATGAGGTTAATGAAGGTAGGGTTAGGGTTAAGAAAATTTTTCCATCTCTTAATGTAATTCAGCACATAAAGGTGACTACTTTTTAAAGCACCCAATAGGCCACTCTTTGTTTTTAGCTCTCCAGACATGAAGGCCCATGCTTTTGATTTCTTTTAAGTATGCTTCTTGAGACAAGGTATAGTATCCATTAAGTTAGGCATCAAGAACATCAAACATAAAAAAAGGAGAAATATTGTACTGCTGCGATTATCATATAACTTTGTCTTTACATTTTCTATTGGGCTATAAAGCTAGCTACATGGTTTAAATTATTCATTGAGAAGTGTGGGTGTCTTGTTTTTACATGGCAGCTAAGCTATAGGATCTCTAGTCTCAGATAATGTGTGCTCCTACTTCTCTGGACCAAAACCAAATGCCTTCCAACTACTACTATTCATAATAAGGTTAGTTCATACTTGCTTTATTTATAGCTTTGATCATAATTTACCAATTCACTTACGCCCACTGAAAAAGAAGTGCATCACTGCAAGTTCTGCAGAATTTGCATCTCATCTCTCTTTGTTTTGTTTCTGTGAGTATTTTTCTCTTCATTTCATTGACCATTGTAACTTGAGCTTCTGAAATTTTGTGTTAGTTCTACACATTCTGCTAGTTCTTGCTAGATTGTCAGAATCAAGATGCCATTTGTCTAATTTGCAGAAACAGAGCTCACATTTTCTCTGAAAATTGCTAAAGCTGGATCTTCATCTGTAAAATCATTTTCATCAAATGATGTTCAATTCCTTTTCTTAGAATAACAATTAGGTGAATCTGATACATCATCTTGCCTTCTGCAATTTTGTGCTAATGAATTCTTGCAGGCATTTGTGTCTTTATGCTGTAGAAACTGAAGGTGTCATCTCTGATCATTTCATTACAAGCAGTCATTGAATCACTAAAAAATTATGCCATCATTATATTAAATTGGATGctttctctcttttttcttcttaAAGCATTTGAGATGAGTCTATCCTTGCCCCCGAAATGATTTGAAAACAGTTTCTTCCTTTTTTCTAATGATGATTACTAATATCTCTGCTGTTTTGTGCATACAATTTATCCTTAAGCTTCCTCTCATTTAATCTTAAAACATTATTATAGCTATTATTAGGTTGCACTGAGACATGGTTAATAATTGAGAAGGTAAGAGAAGCCTAATGACATTGTGTTTCATGATTCATGGAAAGCCTTGGAACTGGCATTAAGATAAATCCAagtgttttgtacttgttacttTTATTCTCTCTAGAATCTTATTTCAGAGCAagtaatctgaattttttttttcatgtatcAGAATTCTGATGGTTCTTTTCATATTAAACCTTTTCAGGGTCAGTACTACTGGCAATCAACAAATGAGCAAGGACGTCCCTTAGAGAAAACAACTGCTGAACTGTCAGTCTGGTAGCCCATTTCACGCGATCTAAAGAAGTTTCAACAAAGAACAGAACAGGACTATGAGCGATTTTAGTTCTGAAAGATCAAAGCCATGGAACATATATGCAAATTCAGACCCTACCCCATCTCAGACTGGAGTCATCGACAGAGAAGCTCCATGGAAAAATTTTGGAACATCAATGAATGCCATTGCCTTTGGATTTGTTGCTACAGCCATATTGATATCAATGTTCCTGATCATGGCGATTTTCGAACATCTGTTTAGGCCAAACCCTCCTTTTTCTTCACCTCAAGAGGTGATCAACAGGTCCCTGGAATCAGGACCAGTAGACAAACTTGGAAATCCACAGACAGTAAGTCTTCTATTTCTGAAATGGTTTTTGATTCAATGGACTCTAATTCAAACACAACGCCACTGAGCTAAAGCTCATTGGTCTTTTCTGAATGTCTATACAACATAGTTGTATGCTTCTTTGGATTGATCGTAGTTGGTTGTGACTTGGAAACAGGTACCAACAACATCGTGTGCATCCGATTTTTCAGTAGTGATGCCTGGACAGCACTATCCCACTTACATTGCTCAACCAGCTCCTCTTCCATGCGCAAGGGAAGGGATTTATTGGCCTTCCCATGAACATAACAATCTTGTATTACCTTAATTTGTTTATGCTATATATATACTTGCATTTTGGTGTACCAGAAGATTGTTGTTTATAGCATAATATACAGAACAGAATGGCACATCACTTCTATACTCATTTCTTCAGCTGAGTAATGTTATCTTTTCTAAGGAATTTTTGCATGTTCAGGACGCAGTAAACTTCTGATAACTGATAGAGATCCAGAATGGGTCTTTGAATTCATGTGTTTCTTCAGGTATTGATTGGTTTTGCTGTTCTGTTCACATTGCTCACTACATAAATCCTCTCGATTCCTATTTTGTATTGATGCTGCAACGGCCAAAATAATACTGGAAGGCTAGTAATGGACAGCTGAGCAACATGTGCCTAAACTCGAACATTTGGATAAAGAGTTATTCGCTCGAGCATATCCTTGGTCACACTCAGACACCATAATCAGAATCCCATTTCTCATGAGGACATTTTATTAAAAGCCACACCCCACCTGGTAATGGTGACGATTTTAACCAAACTAGCGAAAAACTCACGCATTTGTACGTAGATTATGCACGCCGCGTGTTCGATAGCAGTTCCCAAAAGCGAAAAAATGTTCTAATATGGAATCTGTTGTTAAAGGCATATAATTGGAATGGAACCTTTAGTGAAGCCATTAATTTGTACTACAAAATGCTGGAATTGGGTGTTTAGCCCTCCAAATTTACATTCCCTTCTGTTCTTAAAGCATTTTCGACTCTTCGAGCAATTGAAGAAGGCATAGGCATTCATGTTCATCCAAAAGGCTCCGGCTTGATTCTGATGTTTACGTTTCCATGGCTTTGTTTGACATGAATGCGAAATTTTGATGTTTGGATGATGCAGAGACGGTGTTCAGTGAAATGCCTTATAGAGATGTTGCATGGAATTCCACGGTTGCTGGGTTCTCTGCATCGGGTGTATTATGATGAAACTGTACAATTGCTTGTCCGAATGCAAAAGGATTTCATAAGCCCCAACTCTTCGTCAATTGTGGCGGTTCTTCCAGCAGTTGCTCAGGCTAGTGCTTTGAGGAATGGCATGGCAGTACATGGTTTTTGTGTGGGGGAGGGTTATATTGATGATTTCGTAGTTGCCAGAAGAAACTTTGACAGGATGAGTATGGAAAATGTCAGTACATAGCTTATGCCAGAAGAAACTTTGACAGGATGAGTTAGAACTTTGGTAGGAAATGATGAGGCACAAAGACTTTGATGTGATTCCAACAGTTGTAACTTATGCTACCTTACTTAGAGCTTGTGCAAAGTTAGCAGACTCTAGCACATGGAAATGGCATACATTGTTATACTGTCGAATCAGGTTTTGTTTCGGATTTGATGTTGAGAAATACTCTACTTTCAACATATGTGAAGTGTGGAGATTGTCAGTGACACAATCAAATTCTTTTATGAAATGGGTTTGAAAGATACAGTTTGATATAGTGATATTATCCCAGGATGTATGGACAATAGTAATTCAGAAGAGGCTTTACATACGTTCCATAAGATGCGATTGTCTAGAATGGATCCAGAATTGGCAAACCATGGTAGGTGACCTGCTGGCTTGTGCTCATTTGGCTGTGCTCGACAACATGGTTCTTGCAGTCATTGTTACACAACTGTTCATGGCTTTACATCTGAAACCACAATTTTTAATGCTTGCATTGATATGTATGCAAAGTGTGGAAAGATTGATACTGCCTGGAGAGTTTTTGATAGGATGCATAAGCAGGTAATTGTATCATGAAATGCAATGACAATTGCTTATGTAATTCATGGGCTTGGCTTGGAAGCGCTATTGCTATTCGACAACATGCTAGCAGAAGGTTTAGAGCCAGATGATGTGACTTTCATTCTGGACTTGTTATAGAAGGTAAAAACTGGTTTAATGCCTGCGTAAAGATTTTAACATCACTCCTAGGGTGGAGCATTATATATGCATGGCTCAGCCGGGCAGAGAATTTTGAGGAGGTGTTCAATTTCATTGAGAAGATGCCATTTGAGCCTGATGTTCGTATTTGAAGTGCCCTGCTTGCTGCTTGTGGGGTCCATGGGAAAGTTGAACTTGGGGAAGAAGTGTCGAAGAAAATCCAGAGGCTAGGAAGTGAAAGTACAGGAAGTTTTGTTCTTTTATCCAATATGTATGGTATTGTTGAAAGATGGGATGCTGCAACACAAGCTAGAATACTGCAGAGGAACTGAGGTTTTAAGACAAGTCCTGGGTGTAGTTGGATTGAGATTGGTGGGGTTCATGCATTCATTGGTGGAGATAGGTCACACCCACAGTCACCtcagataaataaataataaaattgatGAACTATTGGTGGAGATCAAAAGGTTGGGTTATAATGGGAAATCTAGCTATGTTCTTCAAGATGTTGAAGAAGAGATCATAGTGAAAAACAGCCTATTGCTGTATTGCATTTGGAATTCTTAATCTGAGCCCCAATAAGCCCCATTCTATTAACCAAGAATTTGCGAGTATGTGGTGATTGCCATATTCCTATAAAACTCATCTCTTGGTACATAGAGAAATATTACATTTAAGAGATGCAAGTCGGTTTCATCATTTCAAGGATGGAATTCGCAATTGTGTAGATTTCTGGGAAGGACAAGGATGCATATTTTACAGAATGGTTGATCTCATGTAAGCATGTTTCAACTTGTTGGCTATGAAACAACTATTCTGCATCAGGTAAAAATTCATTTACTATTCAGATTGACACTTTCCAGGTTCCTTTGCCGCCATACACTGCAGCCTGAATTTGAAACGTCATACAATGCCAGGCATTAAAAAAGGGATCTAAAACTGTTTTGGGTCATTTTGAAATTGCCACCTTAATATTCAGAATGTAATAGCTCTCCACACTTGTAGGCAATAAAGAAGTTGCTGAGACTCTCATGACATGCCATTTCTTTTGGTTTTTTTGCTTGCTGCTGTGATTTTATCATCTTGATATCAATGTCTGGACTTTGATAATCTTTGAATAACTGTTTAGGCTAAAccattcttttctttactaccgtAAGAAATGACCATGATTACTGCAGATTCAGGATTTTCAAAGGAACTGGCAATCCACACAACAGCCTTCTATCTCATCACGTTCTCAGGATTTCATGGATAGAGGCATCTATATGTTGGTAACTTCGTGATGCATTTGTGTTCCAATACACCTTCTCAGAGTTATCtgcatttttttttatatccTACATTCTCCTCCTACACTtggttaaaaaataaataaaaataaactgcCAGTGGCGACAGAGGAAGAGAGACAGACAAACAAATGTGCAAAGGTATACATACATGGACATCAAAAGTTGCCTCTTTCATGGTAGTGCAGCACTCATGAGTATCATTCTCTTTCCACATACTTCTTCCCCTCCACCACCCTCTTCCCCCCCTTACCATTTACTGCGTAATGCTCTGTTTTCCATGTCTGTCTCTTGGATGAACTGATTAGTAAGACCCTTAAATATTTGCACGAGTTTTCACTGATTAGTAAGACCCTTAAATATTTGCACGAGTTTTCACTTATTTCTGCTTTCTACTTTAAAAAACGAAAATGAAGATTAGgaaaaggaaaaattttaaacaaattaTTTTTTCTGTTTTTAATGCTTTGTTTCAAATAATGGTTGaatgtttataataataatagctGTGTAACTATGAAATCATTAACCAAAATTTGATTGCTACCACTTTTAACTGTATGTGCTGTACTTTCTGCGGGCTtaatgtttctttttttttttttaattaattaatttattttttaaatttatttatataacctTCTGATTACTAGAATCTTCAATTATTTTATGATCTAtcttttctccttgtcttccacTAATATGGGATGATTGAGATTTGAGCCTTTTTATGAAAGTGACCTATATCCATATCTAAAGCTGATCTTATTTTTTGATGCTTAACTTCTTTAAAACAGGAAAATGAATGAAAAGTAGCAAAAGAAAGCTCCTTTGATGATTCAGCAGATGTTGCC is a window encoding:
- the LOC110642578 gene encoding uncharacterized protein LOC110642578, giving the protein MSDFSSERSKPWNIYANSDPTPSQTGVIDREAPWKNFGTSMNAIAFGFVATAILISMFLIMAIFEHLFRPNPPFSSPQEVINRSLESGPVDKLGNPQTVPTTSCASDFSVVMPGQHYPTYIAQPAPLPCAREGIYWPSHEHNNLVLP